One stretch of candidate division TA06 bacterium DNA includes these proteins:
- a CDS encoding JAB domain-containing protein — protein sequence MKRYPTYPLELLKVSEAITQCQICRPQAVYEYMKEESMADREIFWVLHLNTKNRIVKKEMTAMGAVDSCRVVPALALRGIVASGAPSMMTVHNHPSGDPTPSTEDRQLWGTLRDVCKMLGIRVLDNMIIGANGYYSEEENK from the coding sequence ATGAAACGATATCCGACCTACCCCTTGGAGCTTTTAAAGGTATCAGAGGCCATTACCCAGTGCCAGATATGCCGGCCGCAGGCAGTCTATGAATACATGAAGGAAGAATCTATGGCCGACCGGGAGATCTTCTGGGTATTGCATCTTAATACCAAGAACCGGATAGTCAAGAAGGAGATGACAGCCATGGGAGCGGTGGACAGTTGCCGGGTGGTTCCTGCCTTGGCTTTGAGGGGAATTGTGGCAAGCGGAGCACCAAGCATGATGACAGTTCACAACCACCCCAGCGGAGATCCCACCCCGTCAACAGAGGACCGGCAGCTTTGGGGAACTTTGAGAGACGTTTGTAAGATGTTGGGCATCCGGGTCCTGGATAATATGATTATAGGGGCCAATGGGTATTATTCCGAGGAAGAGAATAAGTAG
- a CDS encoding DUF1738 domain-containing protein, which produces MISRTKAFKPDVAAIVTDQILEAMEKGVIPWQKPWKTHLPMNMVSRRRYHGINLLILSLSEYSSPFYLTFNQVTELGGTVKPGSKAMRIVYWRLLEHINAQSGEITEVPMMRYYCVFNQEQTLGIAADEIPQIGSEINPIEACEEVFNSMPNKPGLIGSREAYYDRNEDLIGMPAREWFDSPEEYYSTLWHEAIHSTGHQKRLNRDNSYDKAKFREAYSNEELIAELGSSFLCAYAGISPLTIQNQAGYIDYWCKRLKGDRRLIIFAASAAQKAANYIMNEPGEINYNACTWMGDYYNI; this is translated from the coding sequence ATGATTAGTAGAACCAAGGCCTTTAAACCTGATGTTGCCGCCATTGTAACCGATCAGATCCTGGAAGCGATGGAAAAGGGCGTCATACCCTGGCAAAAGCCCTGGAAGACCCACTTACCGATGAATATGGTGTCCAGGAGGCGGTATCACGGGATTAATTTGCTGATCCTGTCCTTGTCAGAGTATTCATCACCATTCTATTTGACTTTTAATCAGGTGACGGAATTGGGCGGGACGGTCAAGCCGGGGTCTAAGGCCATGAGGATCGTATATTGGAGGCTGTTGGAACACATTAATGCTCAGTCCGGGGAAATTACCGAAGTTCCGATGATGAGGTACTACTGTGTATTCAACCAGGAGCAGACTTTGGGGATAGCGGCAGACGAGATCCCGCAGATAGGGTCAGAGATCAACCCAATAGAAGCTTGCGAAGAGGTTTTTAACAGCATGCCCAATAAGCCGGGGTTGATAGGGTCCAGGGAAGCGTATTACGACCGGAACGAGGATCTGATAGGAATGCCAGCCAGGGAGTGGTTTGATAGCCCGGAGGAATACTATTCTACCCTTTGGCACGAGGCGATCCATTCCACCGGCCACCAGAAAAGGCTTAACCGGGATAACAGCTACGACAAGGCCAAGTTCAGGGAGGCTTACAGCAACGAAGAACTGATCGCGGAGCTGGGATCGTCATTTCTGTGTGCTTATGCCGGGATATCGCCTTTGACCATTCAGAATCAGGCCGGGTACATTGACTATTGGTGCAAACGGCTTAAGGGAGACCGGAGGCTGATCATCTTTGCGGCATCGGCGGCACAGAAGGCGGCCAACTACATCATGAACGAACCTGGGGAAATTAACTATAACGCCTGTACATGGATGGGCGACTACTACAACATTTAA